In Hemicordylus capensis ecotype Gifberg chromosome 4, rHemCap1.1.pri, whole genome shotgun sequence, the genomic window AGCCAACCGTGGTGCAGTATTAGTATTTGCACATGGAGTGTGCCCAGTCTTGTTTCTGCAACAGGCAGAAAACAGTCTAGCTTGGACTGATTTAGATATCCTTCTGTTTCTGAAATTCAGTACTTCCATTCATTGTGTGTCCTTTCATTGCTTTCCCTACCTCCTGAAAGCAATTCCTTGCACTCTCTAAAAATATGTGCAAATATAATACAAAGAGTGTATGTGGTGGCATGTTTTTGTAGTTATTCATTTTTGATTCCAAATCCCACAGtcaagatatatatatttttaaaaactaagctacaaattttttaaaaatgcctcatAGGAAGTTGACAGTAAACTCCACTTCATGAAGACCTGAGGCTGATATACTaattatttttcaaaactcaacCTTACTGGAATGGAATGCAAGCTCAACCAGCAATTATGATTGGCAAGACAATTACCACTCATTACAGACATATcttagtggggaagtaacctgcctagagagcaggaggctgttggtctaaatcccagctggtgtgttttccagaatatgggaaactcctatatcgggcagcaacgatacaggaaggtgctaaaaggcatcatctcacactacgtgggagatggcaatggtaaatctctcctgtattctaccaaagaaaattacatggctctgtaggcaccaggagtcgatattgactcaatggcacagctTTACTTTGCAGACATCTCTCTAGTTTATGTACAGTGCTGCTGGTTAGAGTGTTAATAGCATTAATTTAATGCAGTGCTCCATTGCCCATCTGCTGGCTCTCAATATTATTTTGTATTAAGCACTAAATCTTTAAATACTTCGGGGTGGCTCAAAATCTGTATAATATAGTGCTATTTTATCAAAATATTGACATTAAAAAGATTGTCAAGAAGCTGAAGTTTCAGGGGTTGGAAATGCaactcagaggcatatctaggaaaaatagcgcctagggcaagcactgaaattgcgccccctgtccaaacatctgacactcatctttcagctaactttaccataatatcagctgaaaaatgcaagtctgaaggtcacatacgtcacatatctgaatatgtgtacagtgacatattatattaatttttttttaaaaaaattacctgtagcccctttggggggcttcctaaagaccatggggggggtctgcaaaggttccctccacccccactggcctctagggccttacagggaccatttgagcatgtgcggtagccatttaattttttttttaaaaaaatggccgttgaaaacaaaatggccaccgcgcatgctcaaatggcctctgtgaggcctggcatggcctagggcctcacagagaccatttgagcatgcacagtggccattttgttttcagcagccattttaaaaaattttttttaaaatggcgcccccttcaagtggtgcccagggcacgtgccctgcctgccccaccttagATACACCCCTGATGTGACTTCTTACAGAATTCTTGGCTTTACATATGCATTGTGGTCCTGTGCACCATTTTCAAAGCtgactttctttttctctctctcctttgaggtgCAAATATTCATGCAACAGACCCAGGCCGTGGGTTCACTCCTTGGGAATGGGCATGTTTCACAGGAAGAATAGAATCTGCCTATCTTATGCAGAAATTAATGGACAAGCCATGTGCTGAACAATTTTGTAACAACTATGAGTTAGAATGGCCAAAGATGAAGGAACTTCTTGTCAAGGCTACAGAGCCAAAAAGCTGTTTGCAGAGGATCTCAGAAGGCGTGAGATCAGTAATGACTTTTGGAGCTTTCCATGGCCCTGAAGAGGATGGTGTTCTTGATCACATGGTAAGGGTGACAACAAGTCTAAGGAGCAATTTTGTTGCCATAGCTTGCAGGACTGTGTGCCCTGGAAGTCCCCCTGGGATTGGAAAACACAGGCCTGCTGTGCAGGAAATCATTAGGAAACAAAGAGCCCAGGAAATTCGATCTTTGGAGGACAGAGATCATTTCAACAGCTATGAGAAGCTATTTCAGAACTCCAGAGTTATGTTAGTTTCCAAAAAGAAGGAGCGGCGAGCCAGCCTACAGCCCTTCAGCCTAAACGTACCTCAGGTGAGCATTGTGGTTCCAAGGAAATCTAGCCTCTTGCCACTGCACTTGCTGAGAAGGAGCAGCGTGCGCCCAGGGTTTGTAATCCCCAAGGTCCGTGTCAACAAGGCACCTCCACCTACCTTCCAGCCAGAGAAAGTAAGGCGAAAAAGCAGTGCCAGTGATGggacctacctggagattcccAAATGGAGGTATAAAGagttgaaggaagaaaggaagaaggcggaggaagaagaaaagaaaaaagcagaatCAGCCCAGAAACAAGGATCTCCCCAGAGAAACAGAACTTGAGACTAGAAATCATGACAGTGGCACTGCGGTCAGCACTCAAGGCAATGTGCTGTATGAGGGCTGTTGAGTGACAGAAGTTAAGAAAGAGAAAATCAAACCAAAGGCAACATTCTAGAAAACACCACTCATGAAAGGGTCGATTAAAATATGTAAGGGAAAATGGGGAATATGTGAGCAGTTTTTGAAcatggaaaaggtgggttttcatgACGGAGAACGATTGTCATCTTAAAGATAGGACAGGGGAAATGGAATTAAGCTACAGGAACAGAAGAGTAGCCGAAATCTGGGGGGACATTTTTCTAACAATAAAGGGGAAATTGGCAATGGAGTATATTTGTAAGGGAATCTGTACTGTTGCCCTAACGGGAAGAGGTTTTTTTAATAGATTACATAA contains:
- the ANKRD33B gene encoding ankyrin repeat domain-containing protein 33B, producing the protein MVLLTGDGKGGGESRGPIAGKLLQLPPSEQGPGAEAEKNLGGGGNHTTSPLITRAEQSGRGEAEGDEGDYEEYEDFSELPDTRSIASDDSFYPPLADHDDDEDDWSLGESDPSDSPEPLTLFRACCTNNVLALRALIRQGIEDDEAKETDRNKRTGLIVACYQGFVDIVIALAQCPHIDVNWQDNEGNTALITAAQAGHITITQYLLNYYPGLDIEKRNVFGFTALMKSAMQGRTECVRALMLAGANIHATDPGRGFTPWEWACFTGRIESAYLMQKLMDKPCAEQFCNNYELEWPKMKELLVKATEPKSCLQRISEGVRSVMTFGAFHGPEEDGVLDHMVRVTTSLRSNFVAIACRTVCPGSPPGIGKHRPAVQEIIRKQRAQEIRSLEDRDHFNSYEKLFQNSRVMLVSKKKERRASLQPFSLNVPQVSIVVPRKSSLLPLHLLRRSSVRPGFVIPKVRVNKAPPPTFQPEKVRRKSSASDGTYLEIPKWRYKELKEERKKAEEEEKKKAESAQKQGSPQRNRT